The Saprospiraceae bacterium genome includes a window with the following:
- a CDS encoding LacI family DNA-binding transcriptional regulator, with protein MKRLGIKELAKLLSLNPSSVSRALADHPDIKPETRERVKAAAIEFNYQPNLHARFFRKRSSGLIAVILPSYNMFFIPNLLDAINEHLKKEGYGMIVFFSDLDLNKEKEIINHCMSWLVDGVLIGLASSYTDHLRQLTDASIPFVIIDNSSDYVAPYSTVSIDNKTAAYRATEFLIKKDKKSIM; from the coding sequence ATGAAACGCCTCGGCATTAAGGAATTAGCAAAATTGCTTTCTCTTAACCCTTCTTCTGTATCCAGAGCATTGGCAGATCACCCTGACATCAAGCCTGAAACCAGAGAAAGGGTAAAAGCTGCTGCCATAGAATTTAATTATCAACCTAACCTACACGCCAGATTTTTCAGGAAAAGAAGCTCAGGACTCATTGCAGTGATATTGCCATCATATAATATGTTCTTTATACCAAACTTGTTGGATGCCATAAATGAACATTTAAAAAAGGAGGGCTATGGAATGATTGTATTTTTTTCAGATCTCGATTTAAACAAAGAAAAAGAAATAATTAATCATTGTATGAGCTGGTTGGTAGATGGTGTCCTTATTGGTCTGGCCAGCAGTTACACAGATCATTTGAGACAATTAACTGATGCCAGTATTCCATTTGTGATTATTGATAATTCCAGCGATTATGTTGCTCCTTATTCAACAGTGTCTATTGACAACAAAACTGCCGCTTATCGCGCAACAGAATTCCTCATCAAAAAGGATAAAAAGAGCATAATGTGA